Proteins encoded by one window of Halomonas sp. SH5A2:
- a CDS encoding HAD-IA family hydrolase, with translation MPVCSSPRAVLFDLDGTLVDTAPDLAVATNALRQHHGLAPLPFATIRTQVSNGGNALLSLALGDDLSASHQAEARQFLLDAYEASVAVHSRVFSPLDQWLYAWHRQERPWGIVTNKPRRYTTPLLEALSLAPGALLCADDLTAKKPDPLPLLEAARQLGINPQHCWYIGDHLRDMQAARAAGMTAVAVGYGYIAEGDDYRLWPAHCWYQQCAELVNALPGIA, from the coding sequence ATGCCTGTATGCTCATCGCCCCGCGCCGTGCTGTTTGACCTGGACGGCACCCTGGTGGATACCGCGCCGGACTTAGCCGTCGCTACCAATGCATTGCGTCAACACCACGGCTTGGCACCGCTGCCGTTCGCCACCATACGCACCCAGGTTTCAAATGGCGGTAATGCCTTGTTGAGCCTGGCGCTGGGCGATGATCTTAGTGCTAGCCATCAGGCCGAGGCTCGTCAGTTCCTGCTGGACGCCTATGAAGCCTCGGTTGCGGTTCACAGCCGGGTATTTTCACCCCTAGACCAGTGGTTATATGCCTGGCATCGGCAGGAACGCCCTTGGGGGATTGTCACTAACAAGCCCCGGCGCTATACCACGCCGTTGCTTGAAGCCCTGTCGTTGGCACCCGGCGCCCTGCTTTGTGCGGATGATCTGACCGCCAAGAAGCCCGACCCTTTGCCACTGCTCGAGGCCGCTCGACAATTAGGTATCAACCCACAGCACTGCTGGTACATCGGCGATCATCTCAGGGATATGCAAGCTGCCCGGGCAGCCGGCATGACGGCGGTGGCGGTTGGCTACGGGTATATCGCGGAAGGCGATGATTATCGGCTGTGGCCAGCACACTGCTGGTATCAGCAGTGTGCCGAACTGGTCAACGCGCTTCCTGGTATCGCTTAA
- the ubiG gene encoding bifunctional 2-polyprenyl-6-hydroxyphenol methylase/3-demethylubiquinol 3-O-methyltransferase UbiG, which translates to MSATPKDSTAHQYQGNVDNAEVAKFEALASRWWDPESEFKPLHDINPLRLDFIDARAGLAGKKVLDVGCGGGILSEAMARRGAKVTGIDLGEAPLGVARLHAEEQGVTIDYRNISVEALADEQAGQYDVVTCMEMLEHVPDPASVVRACAALVRQGGYVFFSTLNRTPKSYAFAILGAEYVLKLLPRGTHDYAKFIRPSEMASWNRNSGLEVREQIGLTYNPLTRRYRLTENDVSVNYMMYCRKVQA; encoded by the coding sequence ATGTCAGCGACACCAAAGGATAGCACTGCTCACCAATACCAAGGCAATGTTGATAACGCCGAAGTGGCGAAATTTGAAGCACTTGCCAGTCGCTGGTGGGACCCGGAGAGTGAATTTAAACCCCTCCACGATATAAATCCCTTACGACTCGACTTTATCGATGCCAGGGCAGGATTAGCCGGCAAGAAAGTGCTGGATGTTGGCTGCGGCGGCGGTATTTTAAGCGAAGCCATGGCCCGCCGTGGTGCAAAGGTTACAGGTATTGATCTGGGTGAAGCACCTTTGGGCGTTGCCCGCCTGCATGCTGAAGAGCAAGGCGTGACGATTGACTACCGCAACATCAGCGTTGAAGCACTGGCGGATGAACAGGCAGGTCAGTATGACGTCGTCACCTGCATGGAAATGTTGGAGCACGTCCCCGACCCCGCGTCGGTCGTGCGTGCTTGTGCGGCCTTGGTGAGACAGGGTGGCTATGTGTTTTTCTCTACCCTTAACCGCACGCCGAAGTCGTACGCTTTTGCCATTCTGGGTGCCGAGTATGTGCTGAAGCTATTGCCTCGCGGAACGCACGACTATGCGAAATTCATTCGCCCTTCCGAAATGGCGAGCTGGAATCGAAACAGCGGCCTGGAAGTGCGCGAACAGATCGGCCTGACCTACAATCCCCTGACTCGACGCTACCGGTTGACCGAAAACGATGTTTCGGTCAATTACATGATGTATTGCCGTAAGGTGCAGGCCTAA
- the galU gene encoding UTP--glucose-1-phosphate uridylyltransferase GalU, with the protein MIRKAVLPVAGFGTRCLPASKAIPKEMITIVDRPVIQYVVEEAIAAGIRDIVFVTSSNKGAIENHFDTHAELEASLEAKGKHDLLASLRAMVPDDVNIISVRQGEPLGLGHAILCAQPIIGDDEPFAVLLPDVLVDNSDTPRSDLQGMIEAYEQHATAQLMVEEVKWELVEKYGIVAPAGDVPAPASSADLVGMVEKPARDKAPSNLAVIGRYALPAAIFPILAKTPPGAGGEIQLTDAIETLREQQGVQAYRMRGTTYDCGQPLGYLEATLAYARRHPDLGDDFKALLARYQQGA; encoded by the coding sequence ATGATTCGTAAGGCTGTACTGCCTGTTGCGGGGTTTGGTACCCGCTGCTTGCCCGCTTCCAAAGCCATTCCCAAGGAAATGATCACCATTGTGGATCGGCCAGTCATTCAATACGTGGTCGAAGAGGCGATTGCCGCGGGTATTCGCGATATCGTGTTTGTCACCAGCAGTAATAAGGGCGCCATCGAAAATCATTTCGATACCCATGCTGAATTAGAGGCGAGCCTGGAAGCAAAGGGGAAGCATGACCTTTTGGCCTCGCTCAGGGCGATGGTGCCTGATGACGTCAATATCATCAGCGTACGCCAGGGCGAGCCCCTGGGGCTGGGGCATGCCATTCTTTGCGCACAGCCAATTATTGGCGACGACGAACCCTTTGCAGTGCTCTTGCCGGATGTGTTGGTGGACAACAGCGACACCCCGCGCAGCGATCTGCAAGGGATGATCGAGGCTTACGAGCAGCATGCCACCGCTCAACTGATGGTCGAGGAAGTCAAGTGGGAGCTTGTCGAAAAATACGGCATTGTCGCCCCCGCAGGTGATGTGCCAGCGCCCGCCAGTTCTGCTGACCTGGTCGGCATGGTTGAAAAGCCTGCACGCGACAAGGCACCCTCGAATTTGGCGGTCATCGGTCGCTATGCTTTGCCCGCCGCGATTTTTCCGATCCTTGCCAAGACCCCGCCCGGTGCGGGTGGCGAAATTCAGCTCACCGATGCCATTGAAACGCTGCGTGAGCAGCAGGGCGTACAGGCCTACCGTATGCGGGGGACGACGTACGATTGCGGACAACCACTGGGATACCTGGAGGCGACGCTGGCCTATGCACGCAGGCACCCTGACTTGGGTGATGATTTTAAGGCGTTGCTCGCGCGCTATCAGCAGGGAGCATAA